The DNA region TCAACTACAACAGTCAGTTCACCTTTCCGTCGCTGCCACCGCAGATCCGCCAACAGGCGCAGGACACCTGGGGTTATTACGCGATTGCGGCGCCTGTCAGCCGGGCCTATCAGGGTTCGACCAGCCCGGTGTTCGGCGGCCAGACCATCGACTCGGCGGCTTACTTCCTCACCAGCTCGATCTTCTCCGCCAGCGTCAACACCGTACGCGAGGCCAGCAACAACAGCGGTTTGCCACCGGATCAACTGCAAAACCCGGCAAACCTTCCGGCCAACAGCAAAGTCCGCCAGGCACTGACTGCGCTCAGCCCGTTTGCGCTGACCGTGCAATCGGCCAACCCACGCGACCCCGGCGCAGAACTCGCCCCGCCACTGTTACAAACCGCACAGCACAGCCCGGTGTTCAACTCGGTGGCCCTCATCGATCCATTCGGCAACCTGCTGGTGTGCCTGGGAGGCGTCGAGAACCAGTCGCCGATTCGTACAGCGTTCATGGAAACCACCCGCAACTACGCGGTCATGCGCTGGACCCTGATGAACGACCCCGACCCGACGGTTCGCGCCCAGGCCGAGCAATACCTGACGCATCCGAAGTACGGCACCTTCGTCTTCCTCTACGCACCCGACCCCACCACCCCGCAGGCCGTGATGACCTTCGGCGCGTACGGTTCGACCATGGAAGGCCCCGTGCCCCAGAGCTATCCGTCCAACCTCCAATACGTGCTGCTGCCGGGCAACACCACCGCACAAGCGCTGTCGACACTGGCCCAAAACCTGCCGCCGTTCTACACGCAAAGCGTGCAAGTGGCTCCCGCGCAGGTGCTGAGTCAGGACTTGATTCAAGCGGTTAAAAACGGCGTGTAATGCTTTAAAGCAATCGCCTTGGCCGGCCCCGCAGAAGCGTCCCCGGGGCCGGCCTGACGCCTGCGCAAAAATAGTCTGAATTCAGGGGTTTACAGAACCAACCCAATCGCTATAATCGTCGCCCAACACGCCGGTATAGCTCAGTTGGTAGAGCAACTGACTTGTAATCAGTAGGTCCCGGGTTCGACTCCTGGTGCCGGCACCATCCAAGGTTCCAGAGAAGGCTTTCAAAATCTCTGAAACCCCCGAAAAACCCGCCTTATGGCGGGTTTTTTCGTTTTGGCGTTCCGTCGGATTCCGCCAAAATCTTATGGATACCAGCCGTTTTAAGGATAAAGATAGGGGTAAGGTCATTCGATAAAGGGAGGAGTACCCTTATGTCGCGCACCACTGCCCCACTCTCCGATTCGGCTTGCCGTTCAGCCAAGCCCACCGACCGCGTCTACAAGCTTTTCGACGGCGACGGCCTCTACCTTTTGGTCCAACCCAATGGCCGCAAAGGCTGGCGTTTCAGGTATGTAAAACCTGATGGTCGTGAAGGACTGACCTCGTTCGGCAACTACCCCATGATCGGCCTCGCCGATGCGCGCAAGAAGCGCCTGGAGGTCAAGCGGATGCTGGCGGAAGGGATCGCCCATCGAGTCCAAACACCAGGCCAAGACGCAAGCCACAATCCGAGGCCGAACCTTTGAGAGCGCAGCCTTGGACTGGCACAAAGCGATGTCTGCCAAATGGGCTCCGGGCCATGCCAAGACTGTCCTCAGCCGTCTCAAAACCCATGTTTTTCCACTAATCGGTGATCGCGCTATTGTCGACCTAGACACTCATGACTTGATGCAACCTCTGGAAGCGATCCAGAAACGCGGCACGATTGACGTCGCATTAAGGGTACAAAACTACCTGCAAAGCATCATGCGCGAGGCGAAACGTGCTCGGCAGATCGCGGCAAACCCTGCCTCCGACCTTGAAGGTTTGATCAAAGCGCCGAGGGTAGTTCACCGCCCAGCTTTACCCTTATCGCGCCTGCCTGAATTGCAGGAGCGCATCGACACCTACAAAGGACGAACGCTGACTCGGCTGACAGTCATGCTCTCGCTACATGTGTTTGTCCGCTCCAGCGAACTGCGCTTCGCCCGCTGGAGCGAGTTCGACCTCAAGCGCGGCACCTGGGAGATACCGGACACTCGACCCGCGCTGGACGGAGTACCCTTTTCAACAAGAGGTACTAAGATGGCCGGGGACATCCACCTTGTACCCTTATCGCCGCAAGCCGTAACCCTGCTTGAACAGATCCGCACCCTCACCGGCGAATTCGACCTGGTATTTGCAGGCGATGCCAACCCGTCGAAACCGATGTCTGAAAACACGGTGAACAGCGCGCTTCGAAATATGGGTTACGACACCAAAACCGAAATCTGTGGCCATGGCTTCCGCTCGATGGCCTGCAGCGCACTGATCGAGTCAGGATTGTGGTCGGAGACAGCCATTGAACGGCAGATGAGCCACAAAGAACGCAACAACGTCCGCGCTGCTTACATCCACAAGGCCGAATTCATTGAGGAGCGCAGATTGATCATGAACTGGTGGAGCCGGTACCTTGAGACGAATCGACAGGAGCATGTCACCCCCCACGAATTCGCGAACCAGACCGGACTAAACGTCACTCGCTTAAAAGCAAAACGTGGCGCAACTGAGTAAGCGCTCGGTCTTTTATATCTCAGTGATCCGCTTGTCCACGCGGGTCCATCCAAACAGGGCTGCAAAGCCGCCCTGTTTGGATGGACCTCACTTAAAAAATCTAAAGCCCACGCAACTGTCTGTGGAAAACCACTGATTTCCACCGGTGGATAATTTCATCCACAGCCGCAGAACTCCCGAAAATTCGAGCCTTGACCCGAATTATCCACAGGCGTAGAAAAGATCAGGCAAAGCGCTGTCGTTGACAGCAACCCAGGTAGCCAGAACCTTTAAGGCTACGCCACACCGTGGTGGTTCTCCCAAAGTGCGATTAGCGTCCGGCGGCTCGCACGGTCACAGTGATGTGATGGATGCCTACTTTTATCAGTGTGCCCACTGCGGCAACTCATCCCCTTTCATAGCTGCCCTGCAGCAACCTATTCGCTTGGCCATTTCCTTGCGCCAACCTACGCCCGTCTCTTTCTCCCGGAAAGAGACGGGCGCTCCTACCGCTGCTGCAGCCCAACTCGTACAAGGCGTTGCGGCATTCTCCTTCGTGACAATCGGCGTGACAAACACCAACGTCACCAGCAACAGCGATGCAGAAGACGGTGCCGCAGCCCACGGAATGGGCTGCACCTGACTGACAGTCAGGTATGCCCCGATCATCGCATCACTGCCTTCATCCGACTCAGGATCTCGCGGCGCTAGTCTCGTCAGCCAGTGCAGCCTTCACCCGCCCACTTCCTCGGAAGTGCTCAGGAGGCCAGATCATGAGATGCCCAAGCTCCTGATCGTAAAGAGCCGTCAGTCCCGCGTTAGTGGACAACCCTCACAGGTCGCAGGGGCCTTGATCCCTGATAACACTCAGCATTCTTGGCGGGATGACGTGGGGATGGTTTCAAAGGTTTAGCTTTGAGAGGAGTTTAATCATGACACTGGTAGGTAGACGCAACGGACGCAATTTTGGCTATGGCCGACAACTGAGTTATGCCGGCCCGCAGGCGCTCCGCGACTTGTTTGGCGGTGGGCATTACGGCACGGTCAAAGCGCACAGTGATCGCTGGCTGGCATTTGTGCAGTGGTGTCGGTCGGAGGATGGGCCAGGGTTCAACGATGCGCGGCAGATTGATCGGCAGACCTTGTTGGACTATGTCGAACATCTGCGTCAGCAAGTTGAACAAGGTGAGCTCGCCATAGCCACTGCGCAAAACCGATTGTGCAGCGTGAACCGAACCATGGCCGCGCTTCGCGGTGATCAGTATGTGAAGGTGCCGAGTCCGAGCAAGGCTTTAGGACTGCAGCGCACAACCGTCCGCACAGCAGCCGCGCAAGGCCAGGATCGTGAACAAGTTAAGCGGATCCTCGAGGCGCTTTACGAACACCAACTGCCGCGTGCGGCTGCCATCGTGCAGTTGGCCCGAGCTACCGGCATGCGCTTACGCGAGGCCATCTTAGCCGACCTTCCGCGCCTAAAACGCGAAGCCGAACACTACGGCAAGATCAACATCCAGGATGGCACCAAAGGGGGCCGATCCGGCGCGTCGGCACCTCGCTGGATCACGGTAGATGATCATATTCGCGAAGCGCTGAGATTCGCCAAACAGGTCTCGCCCGACGGCAGCCACAACCTGCTTGCGCCGAACGAAAGCTACCTCGATTTCCAACGGGATATCGTCCGCGCCGCACGGGACCTCCTCCATCAGCAGAACCTCAAAGGCTTTCATGAATTACGGGCGGCCTTTGCATGCGAACGCTATGAGCAAATCACACAGCATCCCGCGCCTATCAACGATGGCCATTGCTACCAACTTGACCGATACCTCGATCAGGAGGCCCGAGTGAAAATCAGCTATGAGTTGGGGCACGGTCGCATAGAAGTAGTATCAGCTTATATTGGTGGTCGAGCATGAGGGAGCCTTTCGATATGGAGCTTTTTTTGGCGGGCATAATGTCAGGGGCGAACGCAACGAAGAAGCGTCATGTTCGTCAAGCAGCGATTATCCAGCAAGAAATAAACAAACACTGGACAGAGTGCAACCCATGGAGATGGAAGAAAAAACACTTAACTTGGTTTATAAACGAAAAACTAAAAAACCATAGCAATTATACCCGCTACCACTATGGGCTAACAATGAAGCTAATTATCAAACGACTTGAAAGAAATTGGCGCATAAAATTAAAAACAATATCTCCGAGCAATACGCAAAAAAATCCAGCCCCCTAGAAGCTGGATCTACTAAAGAAAACCTATCAAACATCCATTAAAAATCGCCTAGATCAACAGCCTCAGGATGGACAGTTCTGTATAGCGCATAACCGTGAATAACTGCCGTAGTTGGAACAAGTCCAACCGCTCGTATAAATGTTGCCATCGCATCTATATGCGATCCGGAAGTCACAACATCGTCAACAATAACAACGTGATTAACATCGTCAATTGAATCCGTACCGTTGAATATTCCGAGAGTATCAAAATGATCGTCCATGTCCCTTCTGCCGCCGGTCAAGTGCGAAGGCGATCTCGGCCAAAAACGTTCGAAAGAGCTACACACCTCGATATTCAACCCGGCTTCGTTTCCGTTAATCCAAAGTTTCCACCAATCACAAATCAAGTCCATAGTGTATGTAAGATTGCATTCCCTTGGTACTGATGAAGGCACCGGCACAAGTAAAATCTTCCCTTGTATATTCCTCGAACGGCACCACTCGACGAAACTTCTTTTATAATGTCCTGCCTTACTCATTAACGGCGCTGTTTGATAAAGACCATTAACACCAAATGACGGAACTCCACGCTTGGCGTTATGGTGGCTGATAGGCAAATCTTTTGCGCGCTTGACGATAGATCGAAGATCTAATGACGCATATCTATCGGTATTATTACGGTACTGTGTTCTGTCTGGAACATATTCCTGGCCGTGTCCAATATTTTCGGGGGGCACGTGGATTCGTTCAACAACATTTATATCTATAGTATGGTAGTCAGAATCAAATGCATAAGTCGCATGGGACATATGGCCATTTAAAAAATTCGTTATATGACTCTGAAGCTCTTCAAACGTCCGGGCAACAACCGTAGGCCTTGACCATCGAGTTACCACATCAATATCATGTCGAGAACCCCATGCAGCCAAGATTGAAGGTACGCCTAAAGCGTGAGCCATATATATGTCTTTAGGACTGTCCCCAACAACTAATAACTCAATATCCGCAAAGGCAAAAAGTGCCGAGATTTGCGTTCTAAGGTCAAGTATATTGGTGATGGGCTTCGATTGTGATCCGAAAATCAACCGATTATCAATATTGTAGCCCGTTTGTCGTAACACATGAGCGCAATATTCAGCAGGAGAATCGGAGACGATTGCCACTGCGAGGTTCGGAGTCTCAGCAAGCGCATTAATATACGCAGGAAGCCGGGTATCATAAACTGGCAAGCTAATTCTGCCACTTGCTATTTCTTCTAAAACCGCCTGCCTCCCAGCACTTGACCGCATATAAGCCTGGCAGTCACTGGTATTTACAAGTGTAAGATCCAAATCAAGAAGTAGTACCCGCATCAAAATTCTCCCTTATAACCTTAATTCTATCCTTATATTTTAAAACCCAACTGTATGTGCTTTCGTGAATGTTATTCTCAAGCACATAAAGTTGCTTATTTTGCTCTAAACAAATTCTAATAGCATATTGGGTGCCGCTTTTATCACCGGCGCGAGCGACAACAACTCCGTCAGTAGATAAAGCGACAGTAGTTCTATTTCGATTCGCAAAATATGATCCAAATGAACCTACGCCTATAGGGTATTCACTAACCAATAGATCGCTTTCTGCAATTTGCGATTGAAGCTCTCGATTTTCTTTCGGGTAAAACATATCGAGTGGCGTACCTAATACCGCGATAGTTCGGCCTCCAAAGCGAATCGCTGCTTTATGTCCCAGAGTATCTGAGCCGGAAGCCAAGCCACTAACTATCGCGTCAATTCCGGAGCTCAATAATCTTTTAATCACACGTGTTCCGTGATCAATATGATTAGAATTTACTAACTCCCTAGTCCCTACAAAAGCTATTGACTTTTCGACATCAAGGAGAGAAATATCGCCCAACGTGTAAACTATAGGTGGAGTACCTGGATGCGCGCCAAGTTTAATTGGATATATAGAATCAAAAATAGTTACAGCTTTAAAAACCCCAGAAAACTTAATAAGCTTCGCATACACTTTCTTTGCTATATCTTCATCTACTGCAACAAGAGCAAATATATCATTATATAAATTTTCAACCGAGCCCGCTTGCTCAAGCATTTTACGAAAATCATCATTTCCCTTCGCACTGCCAATGGTGATTTTTTTTGAAAGTGCGAGCACCGCATGAATCCATGCCGTTCTCAAGTCAGAGGAGTCGAGATTTTCGAGATACACAGTAAAATCCTTAACAAACCAATGATCACCGGACAATCCGGGTTTTGCTCCAATCGAAAGACCAATGGTGCAGCTCCATAGATGATGGCACATTAACACCATTATAGGCACGATAGGAAGTTATACGTTGGTATAACATGGCGTCAGCCGTGCAGCCACTCTGAACCGCGCTCAGCAACTCGTCGCTGAACGGTGAGCGGCTTGTAATCGCGGTCGCCCAACAGGCCATCACTCCGCAGCTCAAAGGTTTTCATAGATCAAAACCTTTCCTTTAAACCGCGGCATAAGCTCGCAAAAAGGGCGATTATGGGTTAGCCCATAGCATTAGGTTCGGTACCCACTACGCTTCAGATACCTAGAAAACAATAGAGGTAATCCACGAAGTGGCGCTCTTTTCACCCACTCCTCAAGGTCAACGACCTCACTAGGAATCATTTTTCGCAACCTGAGCGCAATACTCCTGTTAATACCAAGCGACATGAGCTCAAGAACCTTAGGATCAAAACTGCCAAGTTCAATCATCGCAGGTAAGCTTAAGGAGTATGCGTTTTCCTCTTTTTGCTCTTCCGTAAGCGTGTGACTAACAATATCAGACCACAAAGAAAAATACTTAACCATAATAAATGTAATATTTCTGCTTATATGATCAGTAACAAATCGCGCAGCACTATCCACCTTTGAATCTTCTTGTTCATCTTCTCCGACCGCCTCATTTAAAATTCTTTCGATAAAATACCTATGAGACTTACCGGCCATCCAATAATAAGCATCATAGACTAAACGCCTAATCGATATATATGATCCCCACCGATTCGAATTAATCTCGTGTTCAATATTAAAAACATCATTCAGCTTCTGCGCTATAGATTCAAACTGTGAATAAAATGTTGGCTCGTCAGAACTGTCAACTCCCCCCTTAGATTTACGACTGACGGCAAATTTTTTGGTAATCCAATCTTCCAGTGGCTCAGCAACAATTAGCTTATAAAGCTTATCTTGCAACAATGGATCAATGTATGGATTCCTTTGCAACAGCTCAGAAGGAATTGATAGAGACAAACTAACGGGCGCTAGTTTTTTAGCGATAGCATCTCTGTATTTATCGGGAATCTGTGCACTTTCAAGTATGCGCTGATAATGCGCTGAATCAGCAGCATGGAGTTGGCGTATGTAAGAAACTGTAGGATAAAGCTTTTCTCCATTCTCAACCTCCACAATATGAGAGCGTTCCTTATCAACAAGCTGATAAATTCTTTCAAAGTTATCTTCTAATGCAGACACTACCGAAGGACGTATTGTTTTCTGCTTATTGTCGGTTATACGTCCAGAAGCCCACTCTTCATCGATAATATCTAAACAATAAACCTCACCATAAAGATTAGTACTAGCTCGCCCGGCACGCCCAATGAGGTTCATGAACTCAAATTGAGTAAGTGCCGTAGCTCCCACCTTAGGATTTATAACTATCAATTTATCTGCAGGAAGATTGACTCCCTGAATCAACGTGGAGGTACAAACCAAATTCTTGATGTGATTATTTGTATATAACTCCTCGATTTCCATTCGAGCGATGTCAGGGAGTCCCGCATGGTGAAACCCGACACCAAGACGTAAAGTTTTTATTAGACAATAATCAGGATGAATTTCGTCAGCCAAATACTCGAGCAAGTCTTTTATATCCTGTGATGCTCCCTCGGTAATCGACGCATTAGACATACCAACTATAGGAGCAATTTTATTAGCCCACTTCTCTGCGGAGCTTTTACTAGGTGAAAACACAATACAACTATCATTCTTGTCAATATTATCCATGAACGCGGCAATTGCTTCGCCGTGGTTGTTTTTTGCTTTAGAGTATATAGACTTTTTAAGCTTCAACTCCCCTCCAATCACCTTACCGGTCTGGCTAAACAATCTGTAGCTGGCTATTTTTTCCCTCGGCTTAAATGTAATTGAAGCCTTGATCTGAAATACAGGACTAGAAATTGTTGCTGCCTCAACAAGTTTAATCTTAGCAACCTTTTTTATAGGGTCTGCCACATTATGAATGAAAGGTCCTGCAAACATAAACTGAGTATTGCGCCACTTCGTAACCATTCGGTAAAGCGCATTCTCGAACACGATACCTCGGCTGGCATCTTCTAAATTGTGAATCTCATCAAAAAACACAATTTTTGGAGGCTTAGACATTTCATCTTGAAGGGTCTTAATACAGCGTTCCGGAGTAAGTACAAACACCACTGATTTATCGAATTTTTCCAGTTCTCTATATGTAGTATAGATGTGAGCCGACTCACCCAGCGCGATCTTAAGTTCGGAGCTAGCCTGGTTAATCAACGCTTTAGTAGGAACTATATAAAAAGCAACGGACGGCTTCTGCAGAAGCATCTCCACTATATACTTCTGAATAATAAACGACTTTCCCGCTGAGGTCGGCGCCGATATAGCTGTATTATGTCCAGCTATCAATGTATCCCACAGTTTCCGCTGGAAATCAGTAAATGTTGCAGTGGTGCTATCAAAAAACTCCTGCGTCAAATAACTCCGCTTAGCCGACAGCTCAAAATCAAGCACCGTGCTGAAATTACTTTGATATTGTCCGTTGCTAAATATATTCGGAACATGCTTGCTGGATAATAAATTTCCAGTTCGAGATTGAAGTATGTAGCAAGCTTTACGGTAGACTTCGTTACTTGGGTCATTTAGAAATAGAAGTGCCCCGTAAGAATTAGCTAAATTTTTAAGTGCCTCTGAGCTTCCTGTTGCGACTATTGATGCCAACCACGTCGCTTTTCGTAACTGCTCTACCGATAACGAAAGGTGCTCAGGAATGCTGATACCTTTCTTTTTCAAAAATAGGCTTTCTAAAAGCGCATCATATACTGAACAGAAACCCGGGTGCTTAGAGGCATCCTCCGATAGCTTTGTACTCTGGCTCATATTATTTCTCTTCCTTGAACTCTATATTATGAATTGCCTTGTACAAGGACTTCTTAAAACCTCCAACATCTGACATCGGAATAAGAAAAAAATCTAAATGAACTTTTTTTAGCTTCTTATAGCCGTCCACCTTTCCATTAATAGACTCAGACAGCTTCAACCCATTCTTAGAAATCCATTTCTCCACAAGTTTTTCCGCGTGGCTTTTACTTGTGCATTCATCTTCAATTTTTGATATTCCTGCATCATCGTACACAAGAAGAACCGGGTGAGTTTTGATACAGCTTTGATATTCATCCGTCCCTGGCAAAAATGCATTGTAAATTGTCTCTAACTGATCCAACGAGAAATTTTCAGATATATTTGAACGCGCGATAAACAATTCATGCGACAGGGCGCTAGAGGAGTAATTTTGGTGAAACCTATCTAGGGACTCCAAGGAACTATCTGTGGCCTTACTAAAACTCTGATGAATTTTTGACTCTCCGATGAAGATTGACATTTCATCACCATACTTGCCAAAAAATACACCATCACCGCCTTTTACTTGATCATTGACATTGGTCAGAAGCCTCAATTTATGAGAGACCATCGGAGCTTTAAGAACAGCCTCTACCAACATGTAGAGCATCAATTCCCCGTACTTCCCATCCATCACAGGATTAGTACTACCAAAATGGGCCGCCGCTCGTCTAAATGGTTCAACGCCCTCAAGTTGAAATTTCTGAATTTCCGAACGCCCAAAGATAAAGTGCTTGATAGAGTCAGCCAAATACTCGACAAGAGCTAAAGTTTCTTGTTCAGTACCAGAGAACTTAACTGAAAGGACTCTAACTTTCGTCTTTATTTTC from Pseudomonas sp. ACM7 includes:
- a CDS encoding integrase domain-containing protein, coding for MTLVGRRNGRNFGYGRQLSYAGPQALRDLFGGGHYGTVKAHSDRWLAFVQWCRSEDGPGFNDARQIDRQTLLDYVEHLRQQVEQGELAIATAQNRLCSVNRTMAALRGDQYVKVPSPSKALGLQRTTVRTAAAQGQDREQVKRILEALYEHQLPRAAAIVQLARATGMRLREAILADLPRLKREAEHYGKINIQDGTKGGRSGASAPRWITVDDHIREALRFAKQVSPDGSHNLLAPNESYLDFQRDIVRAARDLLHQQNLKGFHELRAAFACERYEQITQHPAPINDGHCYQLDRYLDQEARVKISYELGHGRIEVVSAYIGGRA
- a CDS encoding HAD family hydrolase, with translation MRVLLLDLDLTLVNTSDCQAYMRSSAGRQAVLEEIASGRISLPVYDTRLPAYINALAETPNLAVAIVSDSPAEYCAHVLRQTGYNIDNRLIFGSQSKPITNILDLRTQISALFAFADIELLVVGDSPKDIYMAHALGVPSILAAWGSRHDIDVVTRWSRPTVVARTFEELQSHITNFLNGHMSHATYAFDSDYHTIDINVVERIHVPPENIGHGQEYVPDRTQYRNNTDRYASLDLRSIVKRAKDLPISHHNAKRGVPSFGVNGLYQTAPLMSKAGHYKRSFVEWCRSRNIQGKILLVPVPSSVPRECNLTYTMDLICDWWKLWINGNEAGLNIEVCSSFERFWPRSPSHLTGGRRDMDDHFDTLGIFNGTDSIDDVNHVVIVDDVVTSGSHIDAMATFIRAVGLVPTTAVIHGYALYRTVHPEAVDLGDF
- a CDS encoding DNA-processing protein DprA, giving the protein MYLENLDSSDLRTAWIHAVLALSKKITIGSAKGNDDFRKMLEQAGSVENLYNDIFALVAVDEDIAKKVYAKLIKFSGVFKAVTIFDSIYPIKLGAHPGTPPIVYTLGDISLLDVEKSIAFVGTRELVNSNHIDHGTRVIKRLLSSGIDAIVSGLASGSDTLGHKAAIRFGGRTIAVLGTPLDMFYPKENRELQSQIAESDLLVSEYPIGVGSFGSYFANRNRTTVALSTDGVVVARAGDKSGTQYAIRICLEQNKQLYVLENNIHESTYSWVLKYKDRIKVIRENFDAGTTS
- a CDS encoding DEAD/DEAH box helicase, which produces MSQSTKLSEDASKHPGFCSVYDALLESLFLKKKGISIPEHLSLSVEQLRKATWLASIVATGSSEALKNLANSYGALLFLNDPSNEVYRKACYILQSRTGNLLSSKHVPNIFSNGQYQSNFSTVLDFELSAKRSYLTQEFFDSTTATFTDFQRKLWDTLIAGHNTAISAPTSAGKSFIIQKYIVEMLLQKPSVAFYIVPTKALINQASSELKIALGESAHIYTTYRELEKFDKSVVFVLTPERCIKTLQDEMSKPPKIVFFDEIHNLEDASRGIVFENALYRMVTKWRNTQFMFAGPFIHNVADPIKKVAKIKLVEAATISSPVFQIKASITFKPREKIASYRLFSQTGKVIGGELKLKKSIYSKAKNNHGEAIAAFMDNIDKNDSCIVFSPSKSSAEKWANKIAPIVGMSNASITEGASQDIKDLLEYLADEIHPDYCLIKTLRLGVGFHHAGLPDIARMEIEELYTNNHIKNLVCTSTLIQGVNLPADKLIVINPKVGATALTQFEFMNLIGRAGRASTNLYGEVYCLDIIDEEWASGRITDNKQKTIRPSVVSALEDNFERIYQLVDKERSHIVEVENGEKLYPTVSYIRQLHAADSAHYQRILESAQIPDKYRDAIAKKLAPVSLSLSIPSELLQRNPYIDPLLQDKLYKLIVAEPLEDWITKKFAVSRKSKGGVDSSDEPTFYSQFESIAQKLNDVFNIEHEINSNRWGSYISIRRLVYDAYYWMAGKSHRYFIERILNEAVGEDEQEDSKVDSAARFVTDHISRNITFIMVKYFSLWSDIVSHTLTEEQKEENAYSLSLPAMIELGSFDPKVLELMSLGINRSIALRLRKMIPSEVVDLEEWVKRAPLRGLPLLFSRYLKRSGYRT
- a CDS encoding nucleoside deaminase → MSTLNSAQEAVDTVANQAIDAALQQTFAVGGAIINNATGEVIAALHNNVLMPFPGSGTTYFLPHDPTAHGERQLVDWYYENVAPLNLPPPNQLTVVTTLDPCAMCAGSLLTAGFNVAVSAIDDYAGINYNSQFTFPSLPPQIRQQAQDTWGYYAIAAPVSRAYQGSTSPVFGGQTIDSAAYFLTSSIFSASVNTVREASNNSGLPPDQLQNPANLPANSKVRQALTALSPFALTVQSANPRDPGAELAPPLLQTAQHSPVFNSVALIDPFGNLLVCLGGVENQSPIRTAFMETTRNYAVMRWTLMNDPDPTVRAQAEQYLTHPKYGTFVFLYAPDPTTPQAVMTFGAYGSTMEGPVPQSYPSNLQYVLLPGNTTAQALSTLAQNLPPFYTQSVQVAPAQVLSQDLIQAVKNGV
- a CDS encoding DUF1837 domain-containing protein, coding for MEDLKSEKWEKYISTDLKWVDKFFIQHPSQEKIKTKVRVLSVKFSGTEQETLALVEYLADSIKHFIFGRSEIQKFQLEGVEPFRRAAAHFGSTNPVMDGKYGELMLYMLVEAVLKAPMVSHKLRLLTNVNDQVKGGDGVFFGKYGDEMSIFIGESKIHQSFSKATDSSLESLDRFHQNYSSSALSHELFIARSNISENFSLDQLETIYNAFLPGTDEYQSCIKTHPVLLVYDDAGISKIEDECTSKSHAEKLVEKWISKNGLKLSESINGKVDGYKKLKKVHLDFFLIPMSDVGGFKKSLYKAIHNIEFKEEK